The stretch of DNA CCACTCATCTCAAAATGACAGTTTTGTGCTGCCACTTTCACATGAGCAACATCTTTGGCCATACTATTAATAGTATGGAGATAGGGGGCTGGTGGAGCAAGAACAATTTCTATTGTTCCTGATAATTTTTTGGCTTGAGTAATGATCTCACTAGTCAAGGAGAAGGCTTCTAGGAGGTTTTTGTTCATTTTCCAATTCCCCACAACCATTAATTGACGACTCATAAATTTCGATTTTAACTAAAAATTAAACGTATTGGGCGGTCTTATTTCGTCACAAAATTACGCTTTTTTAACAATTATTTTAGCTAAACATTAGGTGAAGTAAGTTTTTGTTTTAAAAAAACAACAATAGATGTATGATTCTTATGGGGTTAAAATTACGAATTGAGCAAGCAAGAGCCTCTATACTCCAATTGTAATTTTATCCCCCAAAAACTTTGGTTGTGTATTTAATAAGTACAGATCTAAAATTGCTTTAGGTCTTGCTAAGTACTCTCGTAACATCGTTTTTAGAGTTGCTTGTGTAGGATAATGCGCATTGTAAGCAATGGCGTCTATTTTATAATAATTAGCAATAAATAACGCTCTGTAATTGTGGAACTCTTGTGAGACAACAGTAATTCGTTTTTGTTGAAAAATTTTATTGCTACGCACAACAGAATCCAAAGTACGTAATCCTGCAAAATCCATGGTAATACAGCTATCGGGCACTCCTAATTTGATTAATGCATGGCGCATATCCCTAGGTTCATTATAGTGCATAGAGCTATTATCCCCACTAACCAAAATGTGTTTTACCTTGCCTTGAAAATATAGTT from Aureispira anguillae encodes:
- a CDS encoding SanA/YdcF family protein, translating into MKLLSRWIWRISKYTLGVGVLASLAIFLANYWVLATVQSKVYENIDKVTYSDVALVLGTSRSVNGVDENPFFTHRIAAAAELYFQGKVKHILVSGDNSSMHYNEPRDMRHALIKLGVPDSCITMDFAGLRTLDSVVRSNKIFQQKRITVVSQEFHNYRALFIANYYKIDAIAYNAHYPTQATLKTMLREYLARPKAILDLYLLNTQPKFLGDKITIGV